A genomic stretch from Enterobacter oligotrophicus includes:
- the ispE gene encoding 4-(cytidine 5'-diphospho)-2-C-methyl-D-erythritol kinase, producing the protein MMTHWPSPAKLNLFLYITGQRADGYHTLQTLFQFLDYGDTISIELRQDGQIRLLTPVDGVEHEDNLIVRAARLLMKAAANTDRLPAGSGADIHVEKRLPMGGGLGGGSSNAATVLVALNHLWGCGLSKDELAALGLTLGADVPVFVRGHAAFAEGVGEILSPVEPAEKWYLVAHPGVSIPTPVIFKDPDLPRNTPVRSIETLLNCEFSNDCEVIARKRFREVDAVLSWLLEYAPSRLTGTGACVFAEFDTESAARQVLEQAPVWLHGFVARGMNTSPLQHAILAQTEFR; encoded by the coding sequence ATGATGACCCACTGGCCCTCACCTGCAAAGCTGAACCTGTTTTTATACATCACCGGGCAGCGTGCTGACGGGTATCACACCCTGCAGACGCTGTTTCAGTTTCTTGACTACGGCGACACAATCTCTATTGAGCTACGTCAGGACGGGCAGATTCGTCTGCTGACGCCGGTTGACGGCGTAGAGCATGAAGATAACCTGATCGTGCGTGCCGCACGCCTGCTGATGAAGGCGGCGGCGAATACCGATCGGCTGCCTGCGGGCAGCGGCGCAGATATCCACGTTGAAAAGCGTTTGCCGATGGGCGGCGGTCTGGGCGGTGGCTCTTCTAATGCGGCTACCGTACTGGTTGCGCTGAATCACCTTTGGGGCTGTGGGTTATCGAAAGACGAGCTGGCAGCCTTAGGGTTGACGCTGGGTGCGGATGTGCCGGTGTTTGTGCGCGGTCATGCGGCGTTTGCTGAAGGCGTTGGTGAGATACTTTCGCCCGTGGAGCCAGCGGAAAAATGGTATCTGGTTGCCCACCCTGGCGTGAGCATTCCGACCCCTGTTATTTTCAAAGATCCTGACCTGCCAAGAAATACCCCGGTGCGGTCAATAGAAACGTTATTAAATTGTGAATTCAGCAACGATTGCGAGGTTATCGCAAGAAAACGTTTTCGCGAGGTTGATGCGGTGCTTTCCTGGCTGTTAGAATACGCGCCGTCGCGCCTGACTGGCACAGGGGCCTGTGTCTTTGCTGAATTTGACACCGAGTCCGCCGCTCGTCAGGTGCTTGAGCAAGCGCCGGTTTGGCTGCATGGTTTTGTAGCACGCGGGATGAACACCTCCCCCCTACAGCACGCCATTCTGGCGCAGACTGAGTTTCGGTGA
- the prs gene encoding ribose-phosphate diphosphokinase, whose translation MPDMKLFAGNATPELAQRIANRLYTSLGDAAVGRFSDGEVSVQINENVRGGDIFIIQSTCAPTNDNLMELVVMVDALRRASAGRITAVIPYFGYARQDRRVRSARVPITAKVVADFLSSVGVDRVLTVDLHAEQIQGFFDVPVDNVFGSPILLEDMLQLNLDNPIVVSPDIGGVVRARAIAKLLNDTDMAIIDKRRPRANVSQVMHIIGDVAGRDCVLVDDMIDTGGTLCKAAEALKERGAKRVFAYATHPIFSGNAVNNLRNSVIDEVVVCDTIPLSDEIKALPNVRTLTLSGMLAEAIRRISNEESISAMFEH comes from the coding sequence GTGCCTGATATGAAGCTTTTTGCTGGTAACGCCACCCCGGAACTAGCACAACGTATTGCCAACCGCCTGTACACTTCCCTCGGCGACGCCGCCGTAGGTCGCTTTAGCGACGGCGAAGTCAGCGTACAAATTAACGAAAATGTACGCGGTGGTGATATTTTCATCATCCAGTCCACCTGTGCTCCAACGAACGACAACCTGATGGAACTGGTTGTTATGGTCGACGCCCTGCGTCGTGCTTCCGCAGGCCGTATCACTGCTGTAATCCCTTACTTTGGCTATGCCCGCCAGGACCGTCGCGTCCGTTCCGCGCGTGTGCCCATCACGGCCAAAGTTGTCGCTGACTTCCTGTCAAGCGTAGGCGTTGACCGCGTTCTGACCGTTGACCTGCACGCCGAGCAGATCCAGGGCTTCTTCGATGTTCCGGTTGATAACGTATTCGGCAGCCCAATCCTGCTGGAAGACATGCTGCAGCTGAATCTGGACAACCCAATCGTGGTTTCTCCGGACATCGGTGGTGTGGTCCGTGCACGTGCTATCGCAAAACTGCTGAACGATACCGACATGGCAATCATCGACAAACGCCGTCCGCGTGCTAACGTGTCTCAGGTGATGCATATCATCGGTGACGTTGCTGGCCGCGACTGTGTGCTGGTTGATGACATGATCGATACCGGCGGTACGCTGTGTAAAGCAGCTGAAGCCCTGAAAGAGCGTGGTGCCAAGCGCGTGTTCGCTTACGCGACTCACCCGATCTTCTCCGGTAATGCGGTGAATAATCTCCGTAACTCCGTTATCGACGAAGTTGTGGTTTGCGATACCATTCCATTGAGTGATGAAATCAAAGCGCTGCCAAACGTGCGTACTTTGACCTTGTCCGGAATGTTGGCCGAAGCGATTCGTCGTATCAGCAACGAAGAATCGATCTCAGCAATGTTCGAACACTAA
- the dauA gene encoding C4-dicarboxylic acid transporter DauA, giving the protein MKNVTSSHVLPFRALIDACWKEKYTSSRFIRDVIAGITVGIIAIPLAMALAIGSGVAPQYGLYTSAVAGIVIALTGGSRFSVSGPTAAFVVILYPVSQQFGLAGLLVATLMSGVFLILFGLARFGRLIEYIPLSVTLGFTSGIGITIGTMQIKDFLGLQLTHVPEHYLQKVGALLMALPTLNVGDAAIGIVTLGTLIAWPRLGIRLPGHLPALLLGCAVMAIVNLFGGNVATIGSQFHYVLADGSQGSGIPQLLPQLVLPWDMPGSSFTLSWDSLQALLPAAFSMAMLGAIESLLCAVVLDGMTGTKHKANSELVGQGLGNIIAPFFGGITATAAIARSAANVRAGATSPVSAVIHSVLVILALLILAPLLSWLPLSAMAALLLMVAWNMSEAHKVVNLLRRAPKDDIIVMLICMSLTVLFDMVIAISVGIVLASLLFMRRIAQMTRLSPVNVEVPDDVLVLRVIGPLFFAAAEGLFSDLESRIAGKRIVVLKWDAVPVLDAGGLDAFQRFVKRLPEGCELRVSNLEFQPLRTMARAGVQPIPGRLAFYPDREAALKDL; this is encoded by the coding sequence GTGAAAAACGTAACTTCCTCACATGTTCTGCCCTTTCGCGCCCTCATCGACGCTTGCTGGAAAGAGAAATATACCTCGTCACGTTTTATACGTGACGTCATCGCCGGGATCACCGTCGGTATTATCGCCATACCGCTGGCGATGGCGCTGGCGATTGGTAGCGGCGTGGCACCGCAGTACGGCCTTTACACCTCGGCTGTCGCCGGGATTGTGATTGCGCTGACGGGCGGCTCACGCTTCAGTGTTTCCGGGCCGACCGCTGCTTTTGTGGTGATCCTTTACCCGGTTTCTCAGCAGTTTGGCCTGGCTGGCCTGCTGGTCGCCACCTTGATGTCCGGCGTCTTTCTGATCCTGTTTGGCCTGGCCCGCTTTGGTCGGTTAATTGAGTACATTCCCCTTTCCGTGACGCTGGGGTTCACATCCGGGATTGGCATTACCATCGGAACAATGCAGATCAAAGATTTTCTTGGCTTGCAGCTGACGCACGTGCCTGAACATTACCTGCAAAAAGTCGGAGCGCTGCTGATGGCGCTACCGACCCTCAACGTGGGTGATGCCGCGATTGGGATTGTCACCCTGGGGACGCTGATTGCCTGGCCTCGTTTGGGCATTCGTCTGCCGGGGCATTTGCCTGCGCTGCTGCTGGGCTGTGCGGTGATGGCCATCGTTAATTTATTCGGTGGAAACGTCGCCACTATCGGCTCACAGTTCCACTATGTTCTGGCGGATGGTTCTCAGGGTAGTGGTATTCCACAGCTATTACCGCAACTGGTTCTGCCGTGGGATATGCCTGGCTCCAGCTTCACGCTGAGCTGGGATTCGCTGCAGGCGCTGCTGCCCGCCGCCTTCTCAATGGCGATGCTGGGGGCGATTGAATCCCTGCTGTGCGCCGTGGTACTGGACGGTATGACCGGCACCAAACATAAAGCCAACAGCGAGCTGGTTGGTCAGGGGTTAGGGAATATCATCGCGCCATTCTTTGGCGGTATCACGGCAACGGCCGCCATTGCCCGCTCTGCGGCCAACGTGCGCGCAGGGGCCACCTCACCGGTTTCGGCGGTTATTCACTCCGTGCTGGTGATCCTCGCCCTGCTGATCCTCGCGCCGCTGCTTTCATGGCTGCCACTTTCGGCTATGGCGGCTCTGCTGCTGATGGTGGCGTGGAACATGAGTGAAGCGCATAAGGTGGTAAATCTGCTGCGCCGTGCGCCAAAAGACGACATCATCGTCATGCTGATCTGTATGTCCCTGACCGTGCTGTTCGATATGGTTATCGCTATCAGCGTGGGCATCGTGCTGGCCTCGTTGCTGTTTATGCGCCGCATTGCGCAGATGACACGCCTCTCACCGGTTAACGTTGAGGTGCCTGACGATGTGCTGGTGCTACGCGTGATCGGCCCGCTGTTCTTTGCCGCTGCCGAAGGTCTGTTTAGCGATCTGGAGTCCCGCATTGCGGGCAAACGCATTGTTGTGCTGAAATGGGATGCCGTGCCGGTGCTGGATGCCGGTGGCCTGGATGCCTTCCAGCGCTTCGTTAAGCGTCTGCCGGAGGGTTGCGAGCTGCGGGTCAGTAACCTGGAATTCCAGCCGCTGCGCACCATGGCACGCGCTGGCGT